TTAAGCCACTGCCAGATCTTCGCTTTTCTGTTGCTGCCATTATCTTTGCCCCACGCAGTTACagatgtgtgaaaaagtgtttgccccatttctgatttcctatttgtttgcatgtttgtcacttaaatgtttcagatcaccaaacaaatttaaatataagACAAATAATcataaaatgcagtttataaatgaaggtctatattattaagggaaaaagaaatccaaacctacaaggtCCTGTGTGAAATTCCCTTCATAATAAAGACCGTTttacgtgtgacaaacatgcaaaagaataggaaatcaggaagggggcaatttTTCACAATACTGCATGTGGGATGAGCGGCAAGTTATTTACTTTCCTCCCTTCCTGACACTCAGtcttggccaaaagtgttggcacccttgaaatttcttcagaaaatgaagtagttttcccagaacattattgcaattacacacattttgttatacacatgtttatttcctttgtgtgtattgaaacatcacaaaaaaaaagaagaaaaaggcaaattggacagaatttcacacaaaacctcaaaaatgggccggacaagaTTGTGGTCACCCtctacttaatattttgttgcacaccctttggaataaaatcCTTCAATCAACTGCTCCTTATAACAATCAACAAACTTCTTACATGTCTCAACTagaatttttgaccactcttcttttgcaaactgttccaggtctctcatatttgaggcTGCCTTCTCCGAacagcaatattattattattatttatttatatagcaccatattaagatctctccacaggtgttcaatggggttTAGATCTGGACTCACTACTGACCACTACAGAACTCTCCTGCgcattgtttccatccatttctgggtgcttcttgaagtaagtTTGGGATCTTTGTCTTGATAGAAGACCCATGACGCAAGACTAGCTTTCTGACACTACATTGCAAACCAGAATCCATTGGTaatttcagatttcatgatgccttgcacacagtcaaggcatccagtgctAGAGGCAGCAATACAacctaaaacatctttgaacctccaccatatttgactgtaggtactataTTCTTTTCTTTGTAGCTTTCATTGTTtttagtaaacagtagaatgacgtGTTTACAAAAAAGCTTTTTCTTGATCTCAGCCACAAGACATTTTCCCCGAAGGATTTTTGCTTACTCATGTACAGTTtggaaaactgcagtctagcttttttattcctgtgtcagcagtggggtcctcctgggtctcctataAAAATAGACAGATAGTTAATGCTGACAcctatgcaccctgagcctgcagtacAGCCTGAATTTATTTGGAACTTTATTGGGACTGCTTATCcgtcatccagactatcctgcactGCAACCTTTCAATTTTCCTCTGccgtccagggagattagttacagtaccatgggttgtaaacttcttgattatgttgcacactgtggacaaaggaatatCAAAAACTCTggtgatggacttgtaaccttgagattgttaatatttttcaacaatctTGGTTCTAACGTCCCCAGACAGTTATCTTCTCTTTCTTTtccccatgcttagtgtggcacccacagacacacaatgcaaagattgagtcaacttgtcccctttttatctggtttcaaatgtgatttttatattgcccacacctgttacttgcgacAGCTGAGTTTGAACAAGCCTCAGGTTTgaaaaagttgtttacccacaattttggaaaggtgccaacaattttgtcttgaccattttggggttttgtgtgaaattattccCATTTTGCCTTTTTTCCCCTCAGTTTTTGTGTGTTGTAACAATACAAATAACGGAAATAAACAggagtataacaaaatgtgtaattgcaataattttctaggaggaatacttcattttcttgaacaatttcaagagtggcaacactttcagccatgactggacAACGTATATTTATCACATGTTGGATATCTTTTTTTTAAAGGCACAGAAACTAACACCCCATCTTTCCCGGCAGAAGATGGCTacgttattcagccatcatctgcgtcTAACAGCCACAATTGCAGAAGTGCTACATATGCTGCCTGTAACTCCTCACAGCACATGCCCAAGTGCACCCCATTCCACAATCCCCTTAGCTCCACTAATCACAGGGTGTCGGGATGAGTTGGCAAAACCGCCGGCCCATGCCTGTCAAAGGTACACCTATGAAGACCAGTATGTGACTGGTGACTGAGAATACAGTAATTTTAGCTATAAACTGCATATTTGTGGTATAAGTGCCCTAAGGTGACTACAAAGTACAATGAAAAGTAAAGCAAAACTGTTTTTAAAActatgaaatatatataaaaatcaccCTTTAGTTctttaattaaaaattaaaaaaatgtaataatccACCCCCCAAATTTGATATTTTCCAcgttgtaaaagtctgatctatagaAATTATAAATTTTATTAAGCTGATTGGAAAACTGCGTAATGAGAAACTAGATCAAAATgcgggaattgcatttttttggtcgctgaaacaatacaaaaaaaaaaaaaaaaagacaatgaggagcgatcaaaacatcatagctACACCAGTATGGTATAAGTAAAAATATCAGTTCGGCATGTAAAAAATAAGCTTCATCAACCAAATATTGAAAACGTTACAGGTCTTTGAACATGACGACAAGCAAAATTTCCATATTTTCTTTTATCGTCAcaaattagaaaaaaacaaaaacaaaactattGACCAGTTTAATATCACCATAATCATACTGACACGGAGAATTGTATTTTTAGAGCATAATgaatgttgaaaaaacaaaactgaTAAAACGAAATCGTAGAATTGCCTTGTTTCATACTATAGTTGGAATTTTGCTCCCAGTTTTCCAGTGCGTTGAATAGTAAAATGAATGGCGTAGTTCAAAACAACAACTTGTCCAGAAAAAGTAATAActgtatggcttttggaagaaggggagggaaaaaaatgaaaacggAAAATTGCCCGGTGGTGAGAAGCACCAGATAGGGTGTAGACAATGACCGTGTCAGAAAAGAGAAGCCAATCAAAGGATCGCGTGGCAACGGGACAAGTatgagtaaggctagtttcacactagcgttaactgcattacgtcgcaaatccgttttttggccgaaaaaacggatgcgtcaaaaaagtgaaaaacggtgacaaacgtatgccacgcatccagcatttcgacggatccgtcgcaaatccgctaaacgtttccgtcgaaaatactggatgcgttgcatacgttgtatccgttttaccatccgttgtatccgtttttccgacggatccgtttttaaaaggggaggctcccaaaatttgattggctactggaaaatttgaaaaactatatagtactgtatttacagcccatctttgtgggttttagttttgtggcagcgatggaaggtgttcttgggaggattgctagtttggttaccgacgttatctttgagacgaatcgcctggatatcatagtgcgggagaaggaggcggcagcggaaaggcgtaggatgcttctgcagcaacggagacgaagacgaatgtggattcatccgattaatcaactacggatgacccggggtgtccagtccactctgtacctggagttgcggcacaatccacacaaattccacaactacgtgcggatgaggattgaacattttgattttttgcttgcaaaactggaggatgtcatccgaagacaggatacaaggatgaggcttgccatcacaccggcggagcggctgatggtgaccctgcggtaagcctcttttttttatttcattgctgatattgaatgttatattacatgctgcagaaaatactgcgctggcatattgcgcactattttctgcagcatgtagttttggttttcttggcggacattcaactgctttatttaaatgtcattgctgatattgaatgttaacagactgcagaaaatactgtgctgaaatattgcgttgcattttctgcagttttttttttttttggtttttttgggtttgatgacatgcaactgcttttttcctgtcattggtcattttgaatgttatattacatgctgcagacaatactgcgctgacatattgcgcactattttctgcagcatgtaatttgggttttcttggcggacattccactgtttttttacaccggattcatgctggttttattgggtctcctgtcattttaaaaaaaattaacagtgccatattataaaaaattgcacagacaaacaatttttaacattttttttttttttttttttataaagtttcctagctacgggtgaatctatgacttcgctccattatcagttcaggctgggcatttcaactatctctggaatagtgaaggacacatgtcgggctgtttggaccactttgcaaccagagtatatcccccaaccatccacggaaatctggttgcgaagtgctgaagagtttcagcaaatttgcaatttccctaattgtgtgggtgcagttgacgggaaacacataaggattgcgaaaccggcaggaacaggatcggagtattataattataagaagtatttctccatcgtccttatggctattgcagacgccaactgcaggttccttgccgtggacattggagcgtatggacggtccaatgattcgcaagtgtttaaaaactctccgatgggtcgttgcctttatggagagagctacgatttcccgccagccagaccactgccaggaacaaatgacccagccctggaatatgtctttgtaggtgatgaagcctttcaactgtcgctgcacctactgaaaccgtacagtagccggaacttaaaccataccaagcgggtctttaattaccggcttactagagcacgaagagtagtggagtgttcctttggcatattgacggcgaagtggcgagttctgctgacggctatcaagctgaaaacaacaactatagacgaggtagttaaagcctgtgtggtgctccacaactttgtcctgtcaaaggagcccgtttctttggatgatgaagagttggagaccaccttgtgggactaccgcagcagctcggttcgctctacaagttcagttacaaggatgagggaccagtttgccgattattttgtctcacctgtcgggcggatcccgtggcaagacatgattgtgtaacctgtttcccatgtgtaacctgtttcccatgtgttttggttatgtaaaaaaagtgtttctgcccccccccccccaaaaaaaaggcccaaaagcgtggttttcttgctagtaaaaccattatgttataccctttacatgtctggtgtttgtttttattaaacctttttttattatattaccttaataaatccacacacacacaaagagtagaattgtaatcagaaatttattttaactctttttttttttttttttttttgttttgccaaaaaaatatatatatattttccaacatttttatagaaaaattagaacattttttagaatcttatttacacactttacaaattttcaaagtgttgggtggagatatgagaggaggatgtgccggaaggttggaccacgtcgataggtggggaaaccctacttgtttggggtgcagtggaagtgggggttaaaccaagaggctgaccagaggggggtggtgttggggtaggtggaagagaaaagttcagtaaggaaaacattggggaagtaatttggtctaggggccgggattgttgtggggactgggtcgggtattgtgactgggtagggtagtgggagtggcgtggggtttggtaatggtgctggtgtggggattggagctgggtttggtaatgctgctggtgtgggtattggggctgggtttggtaatggggggtatggtgtggaattggagtggaggtgtggtgaggtgtgtgggtcgattcattaatggcctgcagtgcagcattatggcaggtattcattacccgcatctgttgctcaaaagaaagcttctccatgctcatgagcatggattggaaaaaaaggttggccggatcgggacttacagctgaatgcagcctatccaagcgactgctggtttcctggcttgtttcactgatgcgtgattgcaccatgttgaaaccagcagtcacttgctctcccaaaattttgaaagagccttggaaggatgcattcaggtgtaagaactcaggagcatagctcctttcctgacccctctggcgctgccgccacgaacctaatggtggtgtcgaggtggcaggatcagaggggtggggtaaagggaacgctaactgttcagcatcagatgcgagcaatgaagcctgcaataatgctccactgcttggggcggatgaagtggaggggacagaggggtcagaggagaggacagaggggtcagaggaggggacagaggtgtggggcctaccgacgtggccctcagtggcggactcaggagggatcgcttcagagggcgcagaggaagatgcaggcgcccggtggctggagaaggtgctgtgaaagaaaaaacaaaagaaattaatacattggaatgaaaaagccctgactgaaagcaaactaagtagacaggttaacatggttataattgggctgtagaatacttacactctgctcagcattgtttgcctcaggaaggagagggcctggccatatttatatctgctcctcttccttcctgcagagccactcggggccttcatctcatcattgaattccctcttaaagcgatccctcagtgaccgccaccgcttcctaacctttccaactgtgaagacaagaatcaaaagaaaaaacaaaaaattggtaaatgcaatacattacagtcagctcaaaacatcactggaaagtgaatacttacctagtttgctctgctgctgaggatgaaggctctcccgccttggaaacagggtgcgacacacttcgtcccagagccgacgggtgacaccggtatctgcatgcctgcggtcagccatgttccacagcggctcccgctcacgaacctcctcgatgagacagtctacatcaatgtcatcatcatcatcatcctcctcttctgcgggagcacgctgtgaagcctgtgtcaaaaaaaaaaaaaaggaaaacaaacaaattagtacactgaaatactaaagtaccaatagaatccccctcccccaaaaaaaaaaaaactcactgatggccgaccgtggcgacgagtccgccgactctgggactgtctgggagagccttcagcggcagcagcaggagcagcagcagcagcctgaaatgaaggaaacaaattctcagttaaggtaggcaggtgtttagtaatctgttttgtgtatggtgcagtgtgatgtgcgaagcaactgtttcaccactacttacacttggttcctcctccacttgcatctctccacccgtctcgcccccttctgacagctcctcatctgattcagcttcctgttgaaacataatgtatgcatgtagttatccataaaaatttaatttaaagaaatttaaaaaaaaaaaaaaattttgtgttaacttaccgatacacgctgttgctgtggaggagggctgtcagaagaggacatcgttttgtggtcctggtgggcagcggctgtgtcctggtgggcagtggctgtgtcctggtgggcagcggctgtgtcctggtgggcagcggctgtgtcctggtggttctgtaagttaaagacacacttgcaatctgctcgacacattgaagtagcagattggggtcttcaaaacttacttctagctctttagctgtggtcctggtgggcagcggctgtgtcctggtgggcagtggctgtgtcctggtgggcagcggctgtgtcctggtgggcagcggctgtgtcctggtggttctgtaagttaaagacacacttgcaatctgctcgacacattgaagtagcagattggggtcttcaaaacttacttctagctctttagctgtggtcctggtgggcagcggctgtgtcctggtgggcagtggctgtgtcctggtgggcagcggctgtgtcctggtgggcagcggctgtgtcctggtggttctgtaagttaaagacacacttgcaatctgctcgacacattgaagtagcagattggggtcttcaaaacttacttctagctctttagctgtggtcctggtgggcagcggctgtgtcctggtgggcagtggctgtgtcctggtgggcagcggctgtgtcctggtgggcagcggctgtgtcctggtggttctgtaagttaaagacacacttgcaatctgctcgacacattgaagtagcagattggggtcttcaaaacttacttctagctctttagctgtggtcctggtgggcagcggctgtgtcctggtgggcagtggctgtgtcctggtgggcagcggctgtgtcctggtgggcagcggctgtgtcctggtggttctgtaagttaaagacacacttgcaatctgctcgacacattgaagtagcagattggggtcttcaaaacttacttctagctctttagctgtggtcctggtgggcagcggctgtgtcctggtgggcagtggctgtgtcctggtgggcagcggctgtgtcctggtgggcagcggctgtgtcctggtggttctgtaagttaaagacacacttgcaatctgctcgacacattgaagtagcagattggggtcttcaaaacttacttctagctctttagctgtggtcctggtgggcagcggctgtgtcctggtgggcagtggctgtgtcctggtgggcagcggctgtgtcctggtgggcagcggctgtgtcctggtg
This is a stretch of genomic DNA from Ranitomeya variabilis isolate aRanVar5 chromosome 6, aRanVar5.hap1, whole genome shotgun sequence. It encodes these proteins:
- the LOC143782134 gene encoding uncharacterized protein LOC143782134, whose protein sequence is MCRADCKCVFNLQNHQDTAAAHQDTAAAHQDTATAHQDTAAAHQDHKTMSSSDSPPPQQQRVSEAESDEELSEGGETGGEMQVEEEPSAAAAAPAAAAEGSPRQSQSRRTRRHGRPSASQRAPAEEEDDDDDDIDVDCLIEEVREREPLWNMADRRHADTGVTRRLWDEVCRTLFPRRESLHPQQQSKLVGKVRKRWRSLRDRFKREFNDEMKAPSGSAGRKRSRYKYGQALSFLRQTMLSRV